A genomic segment from Marinifilum sp. JC120 encodes:
- a CDS encoding transcriptional repressor, translated as MKSAQDIFTEYLTRQRLKMTPQRRTILEVFLAEEGHISSEELYNLVRTEDSSIGQATVYRTLKLLADSGIAKAVDFNDGVIRYEHKYGHEHHDHLVCERCGKTIEAVDNEIEHLQEELAKKYGFELTHHEMYLFGVCKECQGKSDK; from the coding sequence ATGAAATCAGCACAGGATATATTTACTGAATATCTGACCCGTCAGAGACTTAAGATGACCCCCCAGCGTAGGACAATTCTGGAAGTGTTCCTTGCCGAGGAAGGCCATATCTCTTCAGAAGAACTGTACAATCTTGTTCGTACAGAAGATTCGTCCATCGGGCAGGCTACTGTTTACCGTACCCTGAAACTGCTTGCCGATTCCGGCATTGCCAAAGCTGTCGACTTCAACGACGGCGTCATCCGCTATGAGCATAAGTACGGTCATGAGCATCATGACCATCTTGTCTGCGAACGTTGCGGTAAGACTATCGAGGCTGTGGATAACGAAATTGAACATCTACAGGAAGAACTCGCCAAGAAATATGGCTTTGAACTTACCCATCATGAGATGTATCTTTTCGGCGTCTGCAAGGAGTGCCAGGGAAAAAGCGATAAATAA
- the hisI gene encoding phosphoribosyl-AMP cyclohydrolase, translated as MIKPDFEKMNGLVPAIAQDAETGEILMMAYMNEEAWNKTLETGDAHYWSRSRNTLWHKGGTSGHVQKIKSIKIDCDEDTLVLLVDQIGGAACHKGYRSCFYRELKEGEVIKCSPMVFDPKEVYK; from the coding sequence ATGATCAAGCCCGACTTTGAAAAAATGAACGGTCTGGTACCGGCCATTGCTCAGGATGCCGAAACCGGTGAGATCCTGATGATGGCTTACATGAACGAAGAAGCATGGAATAAGACGCTTGAAACCGGCGATGCCCATTATTGGAGCAGAAGCCGCAACACCCTCTGGCATAAAGGCGGAACATCCGGTCATGTACAAAAAATCAAATCCATAAAGATTGATTGTGACGAGGACACCCTCGTATTGCTCGTGGACCAGATCGGCGGTGCAGCCTGCCACAAAGGATACAGAAGCTGTTTTTATCGTGAACTTAAGGAAGGCGAAGTAATTAAATGTTCGCCCATGGTTTTTGACCCTAAGGAGGTATACAAATAA
- a CDS encoding ATP phosphoribosyltransferase produces the protein MSKQLKIGLPKGSLQDATIKLFAKSGWKVNLHHRNYFPDVNDDELNISMCRVQEISRYIEDGVLDCGLAGRDWVLENKSDVLEVSSLVYSKVSNRPARWILAVAGDSPYKKPEDLAGKKIATELLGATKEYFESRNIDVDVFYSWGATEAKVVEGLCDAIVEVTETGTTIKAHGLRIIDEVMSTNTVLIVNKDAWNDPWKRKKIENINLLLQGALRAEKMVGLKMNMPKASLERAMEVMPSLNSPTVSDLSDPEWVSVEIMVEEVVVRELIPELIDMGAEGIIEYPLNKVI, from the coding sequence ATGTCTAAGCAACTGAAAATCGGATTGCCCAAAGGTTCTTTGCAGGATGCAACAATCAAACTATTTGCCAAATCCGGCTGGAAAGTAAACCTGCACCACAGAAACTATTTTCCCGATGTAAACGATGATGAGCTGAACATTTCCATGTGCCGTGTTCAGGAAATTTCCCGCTATATCGAAGATGGTGTTCTGGACTGCGGTCTTGCCGGAAGAGACTGGGTTCTGGAAAACAAATCCGATGTTCTTGAAGTATCAAGCCTTGTGTACTCAAAAGTCAGCAACCGTCCGGCACGCTGGATTCTGGCTGTAGCAGGTGACTCTCCCTACAAGAAACCAGAAGACCTTGCTGGAAAAAAAATTGCTACTGAGCTGCTCGGTGCCACCAAAGAATACTTTGAGTCCAGAAATATTGATGTAGACGTTTTCTACTCCTGGGGTGCCACTGAGGCAAAAGTAGTTGAAGGCCTTTGCGATGCCATTGTCGAAGTTACCGAAACCGGCACCACCATTAAAGCCCATGGCCTGCGCATTATTGACGAGGTTATGTCCACTAACACCGTACTCATCGTTAACAAGGACGCCTGGAATGATCCTTGGAAACGTAAAAAGATTGAAAATATCAACCTGCTGCTCCAAGGCGCGCTGCGGGCTGAAAAAATGGTCGGCCTGAAAATGAACATGCCCAAGGCTTCACTTGAAAGAGCCATGGAAGTAATGCCAAGCTTAAATTCACCCACCGTATCCGATCTTTCTGATCCTGAATGGGTATCAGTGGAAATTATGGTCGAGGAAGTGGTTGTGCGTGAGCTCATCCCCGAACTCATCGACATGGGTGCGGAAGGAATTATTGAGTATCCGCTTAATAAAGTTATCTAG